DNA from Kitasatospora acidiphila:
GGCTGGCGTTCGGCGCAGGGGAGAGGACCTCCCCGGCGATCACAGGTTGTCAGCCGTCGCCGCTAGCGTTCTCACCGCGACGTCCGAGAGTGGGGGAAACGATCGTGAGCTTCCTGGGAATGTGGGTGGTGGTCCCGTTGCCCGACCCGGTGGTGGCGGAGCTCGCGCCGGTGCTGAGGCCGGTCATAGCCGAGCGGCAAAACCTGCCGGAGACACGCGGGTTGTGGGAGCAGTGGGTCCAAGCACCCGAGCTGGTCCGGGGGTTGCGGCCGCGGCGCCGGTCCGACGAGGCGGTGTCGGAGGCCGCGAGCGAGGCCTTCATGGAACTGTCCGACGCCTGCCCGCTGGACGAGCACGTCGAGCTGCTCTACGACGCGATGAACCGGTCACCGAAGGAGTGGCACGACCTGGTGGTCTGCGCTGGATGCCGCAAGGGCTACCCGGCGGCGGCGCTGGCGCACGGCCTGGGCCCGGCCCGGTTCGCCATGCTGCCCGGCTGGTTCGGCGACTTCGTGCTCACCGCCGACGAAGTCCGCGCCACCTTGCCCGCCGTCACTACTGCCCTGGCCCTGGACCCCGAGGAGCGCCGCGCCGCCGGGGAACGCACCGCCGAGTGGCTCTGCGAGACGGGTGACGGCGACCCCCGCGAAGCGGACGTGATGCTGGACGGGCTGGTGCCGCTGTGGCGCGGGGCGGTGGAACGCGGGGCCGGGCTGCTGGGCTGCATGATCATCCCGAGCTGATGCCGAGCCGGATGCGCGGTGACCGGCCGCAGCGCCTCAGGCTGGGGCGCGCTCCCGTGCGCTGCGACCGGTGGCCGCGCCGCGCTCCCGGACTGGCGGTGGGTCTGCCCCCGGCCGTGCGGCCGAGGGCAGACCCGGATGTCTCAGTAGAGCTTCACCGAGGCGTCGTCGATCAGGAACGCGGTCTTGCCACTGGTCTCATGGGCGACCAGCTTGATGCCGACCGTGGACCCGAACTCCGGTGACACGAACGGCGTCAGGTCCAGCTGCTGCAACTGGTAGCCGCTGGTGGTGTTCTGGTTGTTCCAAGTCCGCACGGTGCCGAGGTAGTTGCCGCTCCACTGGTCGTAGAGCTCCAGGGCGAGGGTGTCGACCGGCGGGCCGGCGGCGGCCGTGGTGCCCGGGGTGTTGCCGGTGATGTTCAGCCAGAAGGAGAGGTGCTCCTTGCTGTAGCCCGGGGTGGTCTCGACCCACTGGGTGATGGAGTCGTCGGTCGCGGTGTTCTGGCCCAGCCAGGCGTACTTCATTCCGCTGTGCGGCTGGTGCGCGCTGGACGGCGTGATGATGTTGTAGCCGGAGGCGTTCCAGACACCGTGGTCGCTGGTGCCGTTCTCGAAGCCGGCGTCGTTGAGCTGCTCGATCGCGGTGCAGCCGAGCTGCGGGCCCTTGAAGAAGCCGGCCTTGAAGGTCTGGCTCTGCGAATTGCCCTGGTCGTCCTGGCCGGTGACGGTGATGGACTTCCAACCCGTGCTGGTGGTGGTGCCGGTGATGTGGCCGGTGGTGGCGTTGATCTTCAGGCCGCTGGGCAGGCCCTTGGCGCTGTAGCGGACCGGGCGCCCGGCGGCGTCGGAGGCCAGCACCGGAATGTCGACCGGCTTGCCGCTCGTCACGGTCTGCTCGCACGGCTGGGTGACCAGCAGCGGGGAGTTGGTGACCAGCGGGTCGTCGCCCATGCAGAGGTGGTCGTAGTTGGACCAGGTGGTCTGCACCGGGAAGTTACCGGTGGACAGCTTCAGGTTGAACATCCCGCCGTTGGTGCCGACCGGTATCCAGGAGCACTTGTCGCCGTTCTCCTGGCCGGTGGCGTCCGTCCAGGCGCCGACGGGGTTCTGGTCGGTGATGGTCTCGGCGTACTCATGGCCGCCGATGATCCCGTAGCCGTCCAGGCGGCCGCGCGGACCGGGGTTGATCCAGTTGGTGCCGCACGGGCCGACGTCGGTCAGGTACGGCATCAGGGTGTAGGCCAGGGTGCCGGCCGAGGGGGTCCGCATGAAGGTGTGCCAGGCGCAGTAGCCCAACTCCTTCCACTTGTCGGAGTCCTCGCCCTGCGGGGTGTTGATGATGTACTGCACGTTGCGGTTCTGGTTCGGGTCGCCATTGCCGAAGTGCTTTGCGGCGGCCAGCACTTCGGCCGCGATCTGCGGCTCGGTGGCGGCCTGCGGGGAGGGCGCCGCGTTGTCGTACCAGACGCCGGCCAGGGTCTGCCCGGCCTGCGGGAAGCCGACGTGGTTGGCGCCCGCCGGACAGGAGTCGGCGCCGGGGGCGATGCCCTCGCAGTACTGGGTCATCACCTTGGACCAGGTGTCGGTGCTGCTGCCCAGGCCCTTGAAGAACTCCTGCTGGTAGGGCGCGGCCTGGTCGGGGTCACCGGTGAAGGTGGTGTCGCCGGTGGCCGGGTCGGTGCCCTTGGTACCCCACTGGCTGCCCCAATAGATCAGGTAGACCTTGGGCGATCCGGTGGTGACGCCGATGGAGTCCTGGCCGCCGCGGTAGGTCATCTGCAGGTCGTAGTTGTTGTGCGTGATGACCTTGCCGCTGGCGTTCGCCGCAGCCGCCTTGGCGGCCTTCTGCTTGGCGAAGGTGTCGGCGTTGGGCATCGCGTTGGGGCGGGTGGCGCCGAGTTGCACCCAGGTGCCGTCGATCTGCTGCCAGCCCTCGGCGGCCGGGTGGGTGTCCGGGCTGGTGGCGGCCGTGGTGCTGCTCGCCGGAGTGGTCGGCTGCGGCTGCGCGCCGGCCGTACCGCTGAGCCCGGCGGTGGCGACACCTAAGGTGAGGCCGGTCAGCAGCAGTCGTTTCAGTGCGCTACCGGCGCGGGAGCGTGCTGTGGGCACAAGGGGGTCCTGACTCTCAGTGAAATGGGACGACGGCAGCCGTCGACGCGCGCTGGGCAGCGCAGCGGTCGACGGTGCCGTGTGCAATAACACATGTCACCCGTCACAGGGTCAAGCCTTCGGCGCGATGTTCTCGCGACGGCTCGGGTGTCCCGGTGCTACCCGACGGCCGGCCCCCGGTCCCGGTGGAGGTCGCGCAGCAGGGCGATCTCGGCGCCGTGGTGCAGCAGTTCCTGGTTCACCCACCAGACCACCTCGACGAACGGCTCCTCCGCATCGCCGCCGTACGGGTAGGTGCAGTGCCCGACCCTGTCGAGCGCCGCGTCGTCCGCCGCGAGCAGCGCGCCGCGCCAGGCCTGGGCGGCCGACGTCAGGATGGCGACCGCGGAAGCGGCGTCCGTACCGACCGGGCAGTCGTCGAAGGTCAGCGACCGCCCGCCGACCGTGTATTCGGCGCGCAGCGCGAGCATCTCGCTGAGGTGGGTCATCCGCCAGGCGATCGTGGTGAACGGCGGGGGCCAGGGATGCTCCCCGGCCGCACTGTCACGCCCCCAGTCGCCGCCGCCGAGCAGCCGGGTCGCCCGAGGCCCCGGCCCACCCGCGCGCGGCCGCACCGACCAGCAGCCGGCCACCGGCTCCCAGAGGTACTCCTCGTCGGTCAGCGGGCCGGTCTTGATCGGCGTCCCGTTGCCGCTGTCCATCACCGGTCCGGTCAGCCGGTCCCGCAGGCGCTCATACGCGAAATCGAACTGCGCCAGCAGGGGGCCGAGCCGTGCGGATGTCGCCACCTTGGAACTCCTCTGTGTGAAGACGGCAATGCGTCGAACACTGCCACGGTGGGTTCCGGAGGC
Protein-coding regions in this window:
- a CDS encoding putative Ig domain-containing protein, encoding MPTARSRAGSALKRLLLTGLTLGVATAGLSGTAGAQPQPTTPASSTTAATSPDTHPAAEGWQQIDGTWVQLGATRPNAMPNADTFAKQKAAKAAAANASGKVITHNNYDLQMTYRGGQDSIGVTTGSPKVYLIYWGSQWGTKGTDPATGDTTFTGDPDQAAPYQQEFFKGLGSSTDTWSKVMTQYCEGIAPGADSCPAGANHVGFPQAGQTLAGVWYDNAAPSPQAATEPQIAAEVLAAAKHFGNGDPNQNRNVQYIINTPQGEDSDKWKELGYCAWHTFMRTPSAGTLAYTLMPYLTDVGPCGTNWINPGPRGRLDGYGIIGGHEYAETITDQNPVGAWTDATGQENGDKCSWIPVGTNGGMFNLKLSTGNFPVQTTWSNYDHLCMGDDPLVTNSPLLVTQPCEQTVTSGKPVDIPVLASDAAGRPVRYSAKGLPSGLKINATTGHITGTTTSTGWKSITVTGQDDQGNSQSQTFKAGFFKGPQLGCTAIEQLNDAGFENGTSDHGVWNASGYNIITPSSAHQPHSGMKYAWLGQNTATDDSITQWVETTPGYSKEHLSFWLNITGNTPGTTAAAGPPVDTLALELYDQWSGNYLGTVRTWNNQNTTSGYQLQQLDLTPFVSPEFGSTVGIKLVAHETSGKTAFLIDDASVKLY
- a CDS encoding DinB family protein, with the protein product MATSARLGPLLAQFDFAYERLRDRLTGPVMDSGNGTPIKTGPLTDEEYLWEPVAGCWSVRPRAGGPGPRATRLLGGGDWGRDSAAGEHPWPPPFTTIAWRMTHLSEMLALRAEYTVGGRSLTFDDCPVGTDAASAVAILTSAAQAWRGALLAADDAALDRVGHCTYPYGGDAEEPFVEVVWWVNQELLHHGAEIALLRDLHRDRGPAVG